The DNA sequence ATTGAACGATATAGATATTTAGGTAAAAAGGTAAGTATGCATATTATGCACAAAAAAGATATTGACCCTTGTTATTACACGGGTTATTGTGAAAGGCTAGAAAATAAGAAAAGCGGGAGAACCGGTTAAAATTTAAGGGTTTTTTCCATTAAAATTAAGGAGAAGAGGGTATGATGTTTGACTCTATATTGGGGTGGTTATCTAACGATCTGGCCATTGACCTGGGTACCGCGAATACGTTGGTCTACGTCAAAGGGAAAGGTATTGTCTTAAGAGAACCCTCGGTTGTAGCGGTGAGAAAGGATGTTAGAGGTGCTAGCAAGGTCCTGGCCGTGGGTAAAGAGGCAAAAATGATGCTGGGAAAGACGCCGGGCAACATAAAGGCTATCCGTCCTATGAGGGATGGCGTTATTGCCGATTTTGAGGTAACTGAGGCCATGCTCCGTTATTTTATTACCAAGGTGCATAACAGGCGGACCCTGGTGCGCCCACGTATTATTGTCAGTGTCCCTTCGGGGATAACCCAGGTGGAAAAAAGGGCGGTCAAGGAATCTGCAGAATCAGCAGGGGCACGGGAAGTTTATCTGGTTGAGGAACCGATGGCTGCGGCCGTGGGCGCAGGTCTGCCCATAACCGAGCCTACGGCCAATATGATAGTGGATATCGGGGGCGGTACTACGGAAGTAGCTGTTATTTCTCTGTCCGGGATTGTTTATTCGGGGTCGGTTAGAGTGGCCGGAGATAAAATGGATGAGGCCATCTTACAATATATCAAGAAGAAGTATAATTTATTGATTGGTGAA is a window from the Thermodesulfobacteriota bacterium genome containing:
- a CDS encoding rod shape-determining protein — protein: MMFDSILGWLSNDLAIDLGTANTLVYVKGKGIVLREPSVVAVRKDVRGASKVLAVGKEAKMMLGKTPGNIKAIRPMRDGVIADFEVTEAMLRYFITKVHNRRTLVRPRIIVSVPSGITQVEKRAVKESAESAGAREVYLVEEPMAAAVGAGLPITEPTANMIVDIGGGTTEVAVISLSGIVYSGSVRVAGDKMDEAILQYIKKKYNLLIGEHSAEMIKTTIGNVMPEKPYDTMEIKGRDLVSGVPKTITIDSDEVREAITEQVDAIVETVKVALEQTPPELAADIVDKGIVLTGGGALLRNLDKLLREETGLPIIIADDPLSSVVLGSGKILDNIGILKEIAIQ